Proteins co-encoded in one Cupriavidus nantongensis genomic window:
- a CDS encoding HNH endonuclease, with translation MTESTARMGDDLVEAIATGISWDKATEGMSPPSESLGANFAVRRFAPIVFSVKRHLWRKNDDNMEAADAEYRAKRESRLQKGNYQCVFCGFRSKHTEIHHKNDNHADNRAENLIVADPLCHGTQHIGQVGAKRHGLMIEAAGLPQAELNHLQRTIAVVLEVGTDAEKREASSLLQHLASRGELVIKVWGSANPSDFANAMLELKEQEMEKRESAFAGLGLLYRPSRFVEYIGRWVDELYKSLPTNTWQRIHDRAVGKQ, from the coding sequence ATGACAGAGAGCACCGCGCGCATGGGCGACGATCTCGTGGAAGCCATCGCGACCGGAATCTCGTGGGACAAGGCGACCGAGGGAATGTCGCCTCCTTCTGAGTCGCTCGGCGCCAACTTTGCGGTTCGCCGCTTTGCGCCCATCGTGTTCTCCGTCAAGCGCCATCTGTGGCGCAAGAACGACGACAACATGGAAGCCGCCGACGCCGAGTACCGCGCAAAACGGGAGTCGCGGCTTCAGAAGGGAAACTATCAGTGCGTGTTCTGTGGCTTCCGGTCCAAGCACACGGAGATCCACCACAAGAACGACAACCATGCGGATAACCGAGCTGAAAACCTCATCGTGGCAGATCCACTCTGTCATGGTACCCAGCACATCGGTCAGGTGGGGGCCAAGCGGCATGGTTTGATGATTGAAGCCGCAGGCCTGCCGCAGGCGGAGCTGAATCATCTGCAGCGAACAATTGCCGTGGTGCTGGAGGTCGGTACGGACGCCGAAAAGCGCGAAGCGTCGTCACTTCTTCAACACCTCGCCAGCCGCGGGGAACTAGTCATCAAGGTGTGGGGCAGCGCCAACCCGTCTGACTTTGCGAACGCAATGCTCGAATTGAAGGAGCAAGAAATGGAGAAGCGGGAAAGCGCTTTCGCCGGCCTCGGGCTCCTTTACCGACCATCGCGCTTTGTCGAGTACATCGGCCGCTGGGTAGACGAGTTGTACAAGTCTCTTCCCACGAATACCTGGCAGCGCATCCATGACCGTGCAGTCGGAAAACAATAG
- the traQ gene encoding conjugal transfer protein TraQ — MDLTTIVTQIAASIVEFQSLAAAAAYGVGLWYIAKAVNRGIKASSHPGGGETSGAAILTALLIGAVLLNFTSTMGDLWETMTGQRGAGFGMVSYSGASAAGVFAPAINAIFTIVSTFGWWYGFKGLTMFKKASEGHGSGGYEDYAWKGFIHAMGGAAMVNIGSTVDAFKETIGMTF, encoded by the coding sequence ATGGATCTCACAACGATTGTCACGCAGATTGCCGCCTCTATTGTCGAGTTTCAGTCGCTCGCGGCGGCTGCAGCCTACGGAGTCGGCCTCTGGTACATCGCAAAGGCAGTAAATCGAGGGATCAAAGCCTCTAGTCACCCCGGGGGTGGCGAAACATCCGGCGCAGCGATCCTCACCGCGCTCCTGATCGGCGCAGTGTTGCTCAACTTCACCAGCACGATGGGCGATCTCTGGGAAACCATGACCGGCCAACGTGGTGCTGGGTTCGGCATGGTGTCCTACTCGGGGGCCAGTGCCGCTGGCGTGTTTGCGCCGGCTATCAACGCCATCTTCACCATTGTTTCGACGTTTGGCTGGTGGTACGGATTCAAGGGATTAACGATGTTCAAGAAAGCATCGGAGGGACACGGTAGCGGCGGATACGAAGACTACGCATGGAAAGGATTCATCCACGCCATGGGCGGAGCCGCGATGGTCAACATCGGCAGCACCGTGGATGCGTTCAAAGAAACCATTGGCATGACGTTTTAA
- a CDS encoding DotG/IcmE/VirB10 family protein: MAERKKLHPGFKKNAKVMAVVAGVAVAGVGVAYMAMQGRSSQAAIVEVPAIDTHGAKKTEETPNYSKALNRANEKGFQQAEHVGGTFIPTLSENSGKTTTLEDDPAKRAEANPPPQERDLARPNQPYTATEAQQVQPTSTGLGDQLQGLRAVWTRDESSQQILNIAAQTGDARNANATTTSLAGGGTSTASDGASTKRQATPYIRGLDQIPAVYQNSIDTDAPSDVLASVETGKYAGSLLYGTARLSNEVVVTEFTKMKVPTGEMITITAVALDEAEMRTAQPADIDHRYAQRIGVPALLGALGAAGSVYQNAGSVVQQTPLGGVSTTTNPHPSGKQLGGAAVSAGLQATQQVIQQENASIPPRRGRIKRGTPIMVLFKADAYLKE, translated from the coding sequence ATGGCCGAACGCAAGAAGCTGCATCCCGGATTCAAGAAGAATGCCAAAGTCATGGCGGTCGTTGCCGGAGTAGCCGTGGCCGGGGTAGGGGTTGCATATATGGCTATGCAGGGGCGAAGCTCTCAGGCCGCAATCGTTGAAGTGCCGGCCATCGACACGCACGGCGCCAAGAAAACCGAAGAGACACCGAATTACTCGAAGGCGCTCAACCGGGCCAACGAAAAAGGGTTCCAGCAGGCCGAGCATGTTGGCGGGACGTTCATTCCCACGCTGTCCGAGAACAGCGGCAAGACGACGACCCTGGAGGACGATCCAGCCAAGCGCGCCGAGGCAAATCCCCCGCCGCAGGAGCGCGATCTGGCCCGTCCAAATCAACCCTATACAGCAACTGAAGCGCAACAGGTACAACCCACGTCGACGGGCTTGGGCGATCAACTGCAGGGGCTGCGGGCAGTATGGACACGGGACGAATCGTCGCAGCAGATCCTGAACATTGCCGCCCAGACCGGTGATGCTCGGAACGCGAACGCAACGACAACGAGTCTGGCCGGGGGAGGTACGTCAACGGCATCTGATGGCGCCAGCACGAAGCGCCAGGCAACTCCATACATTCGAGGCTTGGACCAAATCCCAGCGGTCTATCAGAACAGTATCGATACCGATGCACCGTCTGATGTACTCGCAAGCGTAGAGACCGGAAAATATGCTGGCAGCCTGTTGTACGGGACTGCGCGCCTATCAAACGAAGTCGTTGTCACCGAATTCACCAAGATGAAGGTACCGACGGGCGAAATGATCACCATCACAGCTGTGGCCCTGGACGAGGCGGAAATGCGCACGGCTCAGCCGGCAGACATCGATCACAGATACGCGCAGCGAATTGGCGTTCCGGCTCTTCTGGGCGCGTTGGGGGCCGCAGGTTCGGTCTACCAGAATGCAGGATCCGTCGTACAACAGACGCCGCTAGGAGGCGTTTCCACGACGACCAATCCGCATCCAAGTGGAAAGCAACTTGGCGGTGCGGCCGTATCGGCTGGCCTACAAGCTACGCAACAAGTAATCCAGCAGGAGAATGCGAGCATCCCACCGCGTCGCGGGCGCATCAAACGAGGCACGCCGATCATGGTGCTCTTCAAGGCAGACGCGTATTTGAAAGAGTAG